TCAGAATGGCGATGGTTGAAAAGAACAGCGCATTGCTTGGAACTTTAGATGAAGTCAATTTCTGCAGTAATCCAGGTGCGTGATGATCCTTAGCAAGTGAATAGACCATGCGGCTTGTGCTGAATAAAGCGCTGTTGGCCGCTGATGCAGCTGATGTGATGACAACAAAATTGATTATACTGGCGGCGGCAACGATGCCTACGACAGAAAAGACTTGAACAAATGGGCTTTCACTTGGGTTCAAAACATTCCAAGGGTAGATGCACATAATGACAAAAAGTGCGCCGACATAAAAAAGTAAAATCCGGGCAGGGATTTGGTTGATGGCTTTAGGGATCACTTTTTGGGGGTTATCTGTCTCACCTGCGGTCAGTCCAACAAGTTCAATTCCCACAAAAGCGAAGACAACCATTTGGAATGAAAGGATAAACCCATGCCATCCATTTGGAAACATGCCGCCATGGCTCCAAAGATTCGTGATGCTGGCTGAGCCGGAAGCTGTGGAAAAACCTTTGGCAATTAAAATAATACCAGTTACGATAAGAGCCAGTATGGCAATAACTTTGATCAATGCAAACCAGAATTCTAATTCTCCGAACAGTTTAACGGTGGCAAGGTTCATGATTAGCAAGATAATCAGGGCAAGAAGACCAGGCAGCCATTGAGGCACCGCAGGAAGCCAATATTGCGTATAAATCCCGACCGCCGTTAAATCAGCCATCGCGAGAGAAATCCAGCAGAACCAGTAGGTCCAGCCAGTGATAAATGCCGCCATGTCGCCTAAATAGTCTCTTACGAAATCAACGAAAGAGTGATACCCCGTATTTGACAATAGCAGTTCTCCGAGCGAACGCATAATAAAAAAGCAAAAGACTCCGGTGACCAAGTAAGCAAATAAAATGGATGGTCCCGCAAAGTGGATTGATTTTCCTGAGCCTAAGAATAAGCCTGTTCCGATTGCACCCCCAATCGCCATTAATTGTATATGCCTGTTTTTAAGGCCTCTAGACAATTTTTGTTGTTGTCCCAAATTGTCTCTGTTAGAATTGCCAATCAATTTTATGTTCCTCCAATAATAAAAGATGAATAAAGTTTTATCGGATATTATAACATCTAAAAGATAAAAAGTTTTATTTTTAAATTTTTAAAATAATTGATTTGCAAGTGAAAACTGCTGAAGGCCTCTAGCTGTATCAAGGTCTTGGTTCACCATCTATCTGGCTGTATAAGGATACGCCGGGAGTCGGTTTGGACGGTATTTCCGGTGCAAAATCGATTATTGTGATACATGATTGGGACGGTTTTATGTACCAATATCATGTAGGCGCAGATAACTGGGCATTCATTCGGTTTCCATTGCGGATTTCGATGCTGAACCAAGAAAGAAGATCTCGATGAAACGTCCTACTGGCCTACCTGTCTGTCATGAGCGAGTAAAAACAAACATATATGTAATAGCAAAAAGACATCGTTTTGGCGGTGTCTTTTTCAATCTGTTAAGATGTATCTAATCACCAATTCAGTGAAATGAATGATACGAGGCAGGACAGATCATGAAATGACAAACGGCACGGCTATTGAAAATCTTATCTGTATCAGTTTTTTGATTGGGAACACCAAGAGAAGAATAAACATCGCATTGTAATTGGCCTTTCGGAAAATAAGCTTGAAATAAAAGATTTCTATCAATCATTCGGTTTTGAATCAGTCGAGAATCCGTATTCACACATAAAAATCTCGAAAAAACAGTGGGGCCATTTGGAAGATCTATTTTTTCAATGGATATCTCCTGATCTTTCCACTTTCAGTCAAACGGTTGTTACACCATTTTTAAATCATGATTGGGAGGGGAAATGTCACCTTGGCGATTTGCAGGATGATGAGTTTACTGATGCTTACCAAGTGTGCAAGGCTTTTTTAATGCGTAACGATCTCTATGATCATTCGCTCTCTTTTGCGGAAAACAGCAGGGGATATCGCATCGACCATACAGACGATTTTGAAACCCTGGGTAAGATGGCTGCACGAAATGATCACTATTATTTATTTTTTGCAGATAGAGATAAAGTTTTTATGTTTACAGATGCACTGACCTTACAGATGTATTGTAAAGATGAAGACGTTTTGGATCATGAAAAGAAGATGGAGCAGAGCTGCTGAAACCTCATTTCTGATCGTGAAATCACTGTGGCGGACACAAAGAGTGTCCGCTTTTATATTTTTTAGGACATTTGGCCTGATCTGTTAGATTCATTTTTTGTCATTCATGATTTTGCCATCATGACATTCCTTAAGAATGATAAACTGTTTACTGATTATTACTTTGGGAGGAGCACAGTCCTGAAGAACGGAGATTCTAAAATACTAGTATGGGATGGAAATGATCAATACCTAACATAGAAGGCCAGTTTGTCAATCTGCTTTAAGACCTTTCTGGAAGTATCAGGCTGTCTGTTGTGAAAGATTCGGAATATTCTTGTTAATGGCTTATCTAATAAGGAAAAAGGATGATAGACGTGAAAAGAATAGATAAAATATACCACCAGCTCATGCATCATTTTCATGATGTCAATTTAGATCATCTTTTAAAGGTACAGGGGAGTTCAGCAAAGGAAATTGCTGAGCAGCTGAAAATGGAGCGGTCCAATGTCAGTTTTGAGTTGAACAATCTCGTCCGATCTAAAAAGGTCATAAAAATTAAAACGTTTCCTGTGCGATACCTCCCAGTCGAAATAGCGGAAAGGTTATGTAACAAAAAATGGGATACAGAGATGATGGAAGTGAAAGGCCTTGAGCCGTTTGCTGAGAATCCAAAACAGAATCATCAACCTATCGCTACAAATCCTTTAGAGCTTATGATTGGGGCAAAAGGCAGTTTGAAGAAAGCAATCTCCCAGGCACAAGCAGCTGTCTTTTATCCGCCGAACGGCCTGCATATGCTCCTTTTAGGCCCGACTGGTTCCGGTAAATCCCTTTTTGCCAACCGGATTTACCAATTTGCCATTTACTCAGACATTCTGAAGGCCGGCTCCCCATTTATTACATTTAACTGTGCAGATTATTACAACAATCCTCAACTATTGCTATCTCAATTATTTGGACACAAAAAAGGTTCATTTACAGGTGCCGGTGAAGATAAGGCTGGTTTAGTCGAACAGGCTAATGGAGGCATTCTTTTTATGGATGAAATCCACCGTCTCCCTCCTGAGGGCCAGGAAATGCTGTTTTATTTTATTGACAGCGGTTCTTATAACCGGCTTGGAGAATCTGAACATAAACGAACATCAAACGTATTGTTTATTTGCGCCACTACAGAAAATCCGAGTTCTGCATTATTGAAAACATTTTTGCGTAGAATCCCTATGACCATTCATATTCCTTCGCTTGAAGAACGATCGCTTAAAGAAAGAGTGGATTTGACGACGTTTTTATTAGGGAAAGAAGCAGAGCGAATCAAGAAAAATCTAAGTGTGCACATTGATGTCTATAATGCGCTGATTCATTCTGCTAAATTTGGCAATGTGGGACAGCTGAAATCAAATGTCCAGTTAGTTTGTGCACACGGCTTTTTGCACAATCTTGACAGACATGAGGTTATTGAGCTGACTGTTCGGGATCTGCCGGATGAAATCAAGCAAGAATGGATGTCCAGCAGTAAAAACATGCAAAGAAGCAAAGCCATTTCTGAATATGTCAATATTACAACGATTATATCTCCGATTATAGAAGATGAAACGACAAAAATTGACGAAGACCTCTCATTTAACTTGTATCATTTGATCGAGGAAAAAGTAAAAACCCTCCAAAAAGAAGGATTATCCAAAAAGGATATTAATCAGTACATCTTGACTGATGTCCATTTGCATGTGAAAAGTTTTTTTCATCACCGGGCGTTTCAAAAGGACAACTTGATGACATTCGTAGAAGATGACGTGATTCAATTGACAAAACAGTTAAAAGAAATAGCTGAACATGAGCTGGATTGCACATTTGACCGTAAATTTATTTATTTCTTGAGTATGCATATTGACGCATTTTTAAAGCGCGGAAAACACATAGATGTTTTCAATACACAGGAGACGGATGAAATCCGTGACACTCATATGCAAGAGTATCGGGTGGCGATGATTTTTAAAGATCAAATTCAGGAATATTTTAAAGTGGCCATCCCCGAAATAGAAGTCATCTACTTAACAATGCTGATTCATTCCATCAAATCATTAAAAGAGAACAAAAGGGTCGGGATTATCGTGGCTGCACATGGAAATAGCACGGCGAGCTCAATGGTTGAAGTCGCGACAGAGCTGTTAGGGAGCACCCCAATTGCAGCAGTTGACATGCCGCTTTCGGTTTCGCCTTCGGACATGATTGAATGTGTAGCGGAAAAAATGAAACAGGTTGACGAAGGTGAAGGTGTTTTAATGCTCGTGGATATGGGGTCACTTGCGATGATGGAAAGCAAGCTGGAGGAAAGGACAGGCATTGCCGTCAAAACCATCAGCAATGTGACGACCTCAATGGTGCTGGATGCTGTCAGAAAGGTGAATTATTTGGATTTGAATTTGCATGCGATCTATCAATCGGTCACGAAAGATTTTATTGAGTTATGGGAGCGGCAGCCAGCGGTATCCGGCAAAAAGAAAGCATTGGTTTCCATCTGCACGACAGGCAGCGGGACGGCCAAAAAGCTGGAAGACATCCTGACTACGATCGTGAACAAGGCCTCTGATACCCAGATTCACATATTGACCGTCTCATCCATTAAACTGGCAAACAGCATAAAAGAAATCGAAAAAAAGTATGACATCCTTGCGACAGTTGGAACGAAAGACCCTAAAATCAATGCGCCCCATGTATCATTAGAAGTGTTAATTGAAGGGGAGGGGGAAAGGCTGATTCAACAGGTGATTACAAAGGGCAGCATTCCGTTGAGCAATGGGTTAAACGAAGCTAATATCATTGTCAGGGAGCTTTGCGAGGATAGCTTGAAAAAATATCTTGTCTTCTTGAACCCCCACCATATGATCGAGATGTTATTAGAGTGGCTGCAAACTGTTCAAGGTGAGTTGGGAGTTATTTTCAATAATGCTGTTTTGATCAAAGTCATCATGCATACGGCTTTCGCTTTTGAAAGGGTGTTAAAGCAGAATCCGATCGCATTCTCAGAGGAAGATGAAATAAATGAAAAGCTAAAAAGAATGTTAACCGTGACAGAACGGACATTAGCCCCATATGAACAAAAGCTTGGACTTCGCATAAGTGATGATGAAAAATTATTTATAGCCGCGCTATTCGCTGAAGAAGTGCCTGTCCAGCTGTTTTAATAGCGATTTTTTTCTTCAAACCTGTATTAAATGGAACGCCATTTTAATACAGGTTTATTTTTTTCATTTTAAGTGTTTCAACAAAAGGCGAAAAATAAATGAAAACGCTTAACACAACTTTGTTGGCACGATCCTTGCATTATATATGGATGTACGAAACAAGGAAAGGAGCAATGGATATGATTTCA
The Bacillus vallismortis genome window above contains:
- a CDS encoding amino acid permease; the protein is MIGNSNRDNLGQQQKLSRGLKNRHIQLMAIGGAIGTGLFLGSGKSIHFAGPSILFAYLVTGVFCFFIMRSLGELLLSNTGYHSFVDFVRDYLGDMAAFITGWTYWFCWISLAMADLTAVGIYTQYWLPAVPQWLPGLLALIILLIMNLATVKLFGELEFWFALIKVIAILALIVTGIILIAKGFSTASGSASITNLWSHGGMFPNGWHGFILSFQMVVFAFVGIELVGLTAGETDNPQKVIPKAINQIPARILLFYVGALFVIMCIYPWNVLNPSESPFVQVFSVVGIVAAASIINFVVITSAASAANSALFSTSRMVYSLAKDHHAPGLLQKLTSSKVPSNALFFSTIAILIGVSLNYIMPEQVFTLITSVSTICFIFIWGITVICHLKYRKTRQDEAKANTFKMPFYPLSNYFTLAFLAFILVVLALANDTRVALFVTPVWFFLLIIMYKVQTSRGHVRK
- a CDS encoding sigma 54-interacting transcriptional regulator, with the protein product MKRIDKIYHQLMHHFHDVNLDHLLKVQGSSAKEIAEQLKMERSNVSFELNNLVRSKKVIKIKTFPVRYLPVEIAERLCNKKWDTEMMEVKGLEPFAENPKQNHQPIATNPLELMIGAKGSLKKAISQAQAAVFYPPNGLHMLLLGPTGSGKSLFANRIYQFAIYSDILKAGSPFITFNCADYYNNPQLLLSQLFGHKKGSFTGAGEDKAGLVEQANGGILFMDEIHRLPPEGQEMLFYFIDSGSYNRLGESEHKRTSNVLFICATTENPSSALLKTFLRRIPMTIHIPSLEERSLKERVDLTTFLLGKEAERIKKNLSVHIDVYNALIHSAKFGNVGQLKSNVQLVCAHGFLHNLDRHEVIELTVRDLPDEIKQEWMSSSKNMQRSKAISEYVNITTIISPIIEDETTKIDEDLSFNLYHLIEEKVKTLQKEGLSKKDINQYILTDVHLHVKSFFHHRAFQKDNLMTFVEDDVIQLTKQLKEIAEHELDCTFDRKFIYFLSMHIDAFLKRGKHIDVFNTQETDEIRDTHMQEYRVAMIFKDQIQEYFKVAIPEIEVIYLTMLIHSIKSLKENKRVGIIVAAHGNSTASSMVEVATELLGSTPIAAVDMPLSVSPSDMIECVAEKMKQVDEGEGVLMLVDMGSLAMMESKLEERTGIAVKTISNVTTSMVLDAVRKVNYLDLNLHAIYQSVTKDFIELWERQPAVSGKKKALVSICTTGSGTAKKLEDILTTIVNKASDTQIHILTVSSIKLANSIKEIEKKYDILATVGTKDPKINAPHVSLEVLIEGEGERLIQQVITKGSIPLSNGLNEANIIVRELCEDSLKKYLVFLNPHHMIEMLLEWLQTVQGELGVIFNNAVLIKVIMHTAFAFERVLKQNPIAFSEEDEINEKLKRMLTVTERTLAPYEQKLGLRISDDEKLFIAALFAEEVPVQLF